In Necator americanus strain Aroian chromosome IV, whole genome shotgun sequence, the following proteins share a genomic window:
- a CDS encoding hypothetical protein (NECATOR_CHRIV.G14704.T1) produces MRDERYEVVRDNSGSTACTIMWGYRGGVVPCLARPVGSSEHHATKVQKQQKLYDLKQEREQIGEPRRRRRSYVCNQ; encoded by the exons ATGCGGGATGAACGTTACGAAGTGGTGCGTGACAATTCTGGGAGTACCGCTTGTACCATCATGTGGGGATACCGCGGTGGCGTCGTGCCGTGCCTGGCTCGACCAG tcgggtcaagtGAGCATCACGCAACGAAGGTACAGAAGCAGCAAAAGCTCTACGACTTAAAACAAGAGAGAGAACAG ATAGGTGAGCCGCGACGCAGACGCCGAAGCTACGTCTGTAACCAA TGA
- a CDS encoding hypothetical protein (NECATOR_CHRIV.G14705.T1), with protein MLFMLTGHLIPSLHRGHTQLKLSAIFNFQSLISVILLLICTCAYIRSFAPKLIDRNKEGLLGVFWKLARIGERLSPWVAACCFCMAFVVLFI; from the exons ATGTTATTTATGCTTACAGGTCACCTTATTCCATCCCTCCACAGAGGGCATACACAACTCAAACTG TCGGCCATATTCAATTTCCAAAGTCTGATTTCGGTGATCTTATTGCTCATTTGTACTTGTGCCTATATCCGATCTTTTGCTCCCAAATTGATAGATAGGAATAAAGAGGG ATTGCTCGGCGTTTTCTGGAAGTTGGCTAGAATAGGTGAACGGTTGAGTCCTTGGGTTGCTGCCTGTTGTTTTTGTATGGCTTTTGTTGTGCTGTTCATCTGA
- a CDS encoding hypothetical protein (NECATOR_CHRIV.G14708.T1), with translation MTSLESKLLDGKNAGYCSSSDEGDNGWQVAKDDDEHQSNVMRHLGPSVNTGAKGVLKEYAAYERQTRRDKRAKDRELLMLAQKGMLQGSNLEYGQNIENNIRNLVFYACKYDSEEEDSLENLRQRRLAELKKAAAGKIKEILEKDQFTKAIDSCERLLCVLIYEPDDEMCQKLTHVCKILAADYPLVRFVRARSVILGMSKAFTEQALPTLQFYLNGNLVGNFIKLSSLLDGEIDVDRVRDFIRRQHINLVKGIYVTDSDSSTDEDDG, from the exons ATGACATCGCTGGAATCGAAGCTACTCGATGGCAAAAATGCGGGATACTGTAGTAGCTCAGACGAGGGCGACAACGGATGGCAAGTGGCAAAAGATGATGATGAACATCAA TCCAATGTGATGCGTCATTTGGGTCCTAGCGTAAACACTGGAGCCAAAGGTGTGCTGAAAGAATATGCTGCTTATGAAAGGCAGACCAGAAGAGATAAAAGAGCAAAAGATAGAGAGCTGCTGATGCTTGCTCAGAAAGGGATGCTCCAAGG TTCTAATCTGGAGTACGGACAAAATATAGAGAACAATATCCGAAATCTTGTATTTTATGCTTGCAAGTATGATTCTGAAGAAGAAGATAGTCTGGAAAATCTTCGCCAGCGGCGCTTGGCGGAGCTTAAAAAGGCGGCGGCAGGAAAAATCAAGGAGATTCTAGAAAAG GACCAATTTACGAAAGCAATTGACAGTTGCGAGCGACTGCTTTGTGTTCTGATCTACGAACCTGATGATGAGATGTGCCAGAAGTTGACTCATGTATGTAAG ATTTTGGCAGCTGATTATCCACTTGTGAGGTTCGTCAGAGCCAGAAGTGTGATCCTTGGAATGAGCAAAGCTTTT ACTGAACAAGCGCTCCCAACCCTACAATTTTACTTAAATGGAAATCTTGTCGGTAACTTCATAAAGTTGTCGTCGTTGTTAGATGGTGAAATTGACGTGGACAGAGTAAGGGATTTTATCAGAAG GCAACACATCAACTTGGTCAAAGGTATTTACGTGACCGACTCGGACTCTTCAACAGACGAAGATGATGGCTGA
- a CDS encoding hypothetical protein (NECATOR_CHRIV.G14707.T1), with protein MSLPLWKVLRVWTCRIICTEVRNFAGGKAALRIAIVGSGPAGLFTCSSLLRRLPRCNIDVFDASPVPFGLVRYGVAPDHQEVKNCINAFDKMFETNRDRLALFCNVKVGSDLSMKELTRHYDAVLLAYGAHRPRQLDIPGAESKNVISGSDFVSWYNGVPNAKEPLLDDPNVVIIGNGNVALDCARMLSTAKSLRATDIPSKVIAVLEESQVKNIKIIGRRGPQNVSFTIKELREQFKVPGWNTTVEMDAEEVLDLKKEISTMHRRRKRLMNLLLDGVKPQEEGKQCRFLNHRIPEEVIPDTSGRVSAVRFLNKRTDSKEVIHCGLLIYSIGFQTVVLDGVPKNDKGMIAMKDSFRVDMPCGSFVYAAGWCAHGPRGVIVDTQQDSVVVAEQIAKDFSTRSDITGSLHGAAAILDARHVNYITWDEWKKIDDMEIKEGLKIGKIREKLTKFNGFLYRRS; from the exons atgtCGCTGCCGTTATGGAAAGTGCTGAGAGTGTGGACTTGCCGAATAATTTGCACAGAAGTGCGGAATTTTGCAGGCGGCAAAGCAGCACTTCGAATAGCTATAGTTGGAAGTGGTCCGGCAG GTTTATTCACTTGTTCCTCCTTGCTGCGGCGACTGCCTCGTTGCAATATTGATGTGTTTGATGCTTCGCCTGTACCTTTCGGATTAGTTCGGTATGGAGTTGCACCGGATCACCAAGAG GTAAAGAATTGCATAAACGCCTTCGACAAAATGTTTGAGACAAATAGAGATCGCCTCGCATTATTTTGCAATGTAAA GGTCGGATCTGATCTGTCGATGAAGGAACTGACTCGACACTATGATGCAGTCCTCCTGGCTTATGGAGCTCATCGGCCGCGTCAATTGGACATCCCTGGAGCAGAGTCGAAAAACGTTATTTCCGGATCCGATTTTGTTTCTTGGTATAATGGAGTCCCTAATGCCAAG GAACCACTACTAGATGATCCAAACGTGGTCATAATCGGTAATGGAAATGTAGCCCTAGATTGTGCTAGGATGCTATCAACCGCAAAGTCGCTTCGAGCTACTGACATCCCGTCGAAAGTAATTGCGGTGTTGGAGGAGTCTCAAgtgaaaaacatcaaaattatTGGTAGAAGAGGTCCACAGAAT GTATCGTTCACTATCAAGGAACTTCGAGAGCAGTTTAAAGTACCTGGGTGGAACACGACAGTTGAAATGGACGCTGAGGAAGTGCtggatttgaagaaagaaatctcTACGATGCACCGACGGAGAAAAAGACTCATGAAT TTACTCTTGGATGGTGTGAAACctcaagaagaaggaaaacagTGCAGGTTTTTAAACCATAGGATACCTGAAGAAGTGATTCCTGATACATCCGGACGAGTATCAGCTGTACG ATTCCTCAATAAACGTACTGATAGCAAGGAGGTCATTCATTGTGGACTCCTCATATATAGCATAGGATTCCAAACAGTCGTTCTCGATGGGGTACCGAAAAATGATAAG GGAATGATTGCTATGAAAGATAGTTTCCGAGTGGATATGCCTTGTGGGTCGTTTGTCTACGCTGCCGGATGGTGCGCCCATGGACCTCGAGGCGTAATCGTGGATACACAGCAGGATTCAGTAGTAGTGGCGGAACAAATAGCGAAagatttttctacaagaagtgaTATTACAG GTTCTCTGCATGGCGCTGCAGCGATTTTGGATGCTCGACATGTGAATTATATAACGTGGgatgaatggaagaaaatcgacgatatggaaataaaagaaggGTTGAAAATAGGGAAAATACGGGAGAAGTTGACGAAATTCAACGGATTCTTGTACCGACGTTCATAG
- a CDS encoding hypothetical protein (NECATOR_CHRIV.G14706.T1), which yields MRPVRSGRVDESSYEIKRRNPQKPSGVRNCPEHFYVTKKTSIPITMKRVEEMLNNKGNEIYIHGLGASLNRAMVLAIEVQKIYTDAVSLNVTTSTVNVTDDLFPLSDEYEMGIRNRPLSAVLIHVCRTQV from the exons ATGCGGCCAGTACGATCCGGACGTGTTGACGAATCCTCGTATGAAATCAAGAGGCGTAATCCGCAAAAACCTTCTGGGGTCCGTAACTGTCCGGAACATTTTTATGTCACAAA GAAAACATCTATCCCCATTACGATGAAACGTGTAGAAGAAATGTTAAACAACAAAGGGAATGAG ATTTATATTCATGGCCTTGGGGCTTCCTTAAATCGGGCAATGGTGCTAGCCATTGAGGTTCAGAAGATTTATACCGATGCAGTTTCTCTGAATGTAACTACTTCCACCGTAAAT GTAACTGATGACCTTTTTCCACTGAGCGACGAGTATGAAATGGGGATTCGCAACAGGCCTTTATCCGCAGTTCTAATTCACGTTTGCCGAACTCAAGTTTAA